One Thermococcus eurythermalis DNA segment encodes these proteins:
- a CDS encoding helicase-related protein, whose protein sequence is MGFLFISGMKEIQDELEEFFSNGGKMRIVIGNQTNRETYEQLSMVYHSLEALKRLKEKVESEKSDLDEQSRDIEANANYMEQTLENEEFLQKLLKWLRDEKLEIRVYVKEFMHAKAYLFYPSRGSVTRIGLVGSSNFTLAGFSGNTELNALVQSTHFESLKEWYEEIWEEAVPFNPKLLEVIERSWANQIPGNLPLPYEVLIRGLYELYKEMLEEDSKFLLRKLDETLYDFQRDAVRRAIAIVNKYGGVLISDVVGLGKSYIGLALLEHFSLFELLHGRSKEVAVIAPPELVKYWEGLLNEFRIPGRVFSAGLLPRRELSPEKYREMENYIRSVETVLVDEAHHYANTNTKSYRNLQELLTGKRVILLTATPYRKQYKDIINQIRLFLPERRHPFPITPQTWDELVKAIEKGEIDPSYVLREIMIRRTRYDILRLYGGKDNCIKVKRRKEPLCFPRRKLSVLTYKISEVYPIEFVPKELVSKIAFDSSIKPDDIYTLFLAGISSMKYARFALYDYVIPHYKDAEPYRSLSSVGRNLRGLMRILYLKRLESSWYAMYQTLRRDIIKTENFIKFVEHKFIPAGDEFDDVLLGKINGNRTPKVLSDEEVEGFIKEYTASRTPQYKAGAFRRSELLDDLRYDLEKLKAMEAALRPLKEYLEKNPGRDPKLKVLAEEIQKLWKEGKKILVFSEFEETVQWVYNGLQEIIENEELKRKMAYVSSNTKGIAEKIRRFAPKANRYEEYIDKEDELDILISTDVLSEGLNLQDANVVVNYDLHWTPIKLIQRIGRVDRIGTKHDKILVYNFFPETKLEENLGLVEKVRRRIAEFNNALGADGKILEESEEWNPSAIEAIYRTSNLDEIELEADKSLLSVTTFAEKLVREYMESHKERFEELKKRYSMRSIALSDAKEPYAFFVLSNGVTSQYLIYRLVDGEWRKQNVPIEQLIARTGLSEETPPYNDEKAMDVYREAARIALRDFKRLLKISGSALEYSRRRPSKYPPKVKLILQRLQSRLERTKKPGERELLSKLVDLVQWGYLNHEPFKDALLKAKINKNARTEDIIELCQELIDRFGIATRRKTLQEEAKKRELEGTKPHIVAGLLFVPRSSS, encoded by the coding sequence GTGGGCTTTCTGTTCATCAGCGGCATGAAAGAAATACAGGATGAGCTTGAAGAGTTCTTCTCCAACGGCGGAAAAATGCGCATAGTAATTGGGAACCAGACCAACAGGGAGACCTACGAACAGCTGAGCATGGTTTATCATTCCCTCGAAGCCCTGAAGAGATTAAAGGAGAAAGTCGAAAGCGAAAAATCGGATCTGGATGAGCAGAGCAGGGACATTGAGGCCAACGCAAACTACATGGAGCAGACTCTTGAGAACGAGGAATTCCTCCAAAAACTGCTGAAATGGCTCAGAGACGAGAAACTTGAGATCCGCGTTTATGTGAAGGAATTCATGCATGCCAAGGCGTACCTGTTCTACCCTTCGAGGGGCTCTGTTACGAGAATCGGGCTGGTGGGCTCCAGCAACTTCACCCTGGCAGGATTTTCGGGCAATACGGAGCTAAACGCGCTCGTCCAGTCAACGCACTTCGAGAGCCTCAAGGAATGGTACGAGGAGATATGGGAAGAGGCCGTCCCGTTTAATCCCAAGCTTCTTGAAGTGATTGAGAGAAGCTGGGCAAACCAGATCCCTGGAAACCTTCCATTGCCATACGAGGTCTTAATTCGGGGTCTCTATGAACTCTACAAGGAGATGCTGGAGGAAGACTCAAAATTCTTGCTAAGGAAACTGGATGAGACCCTCTACGATTTCCAGAGGGACGCCGTCAGAAGGGCCATAGCAATAGTAAACAAGTACGGTGGAGTTCTCATAAGCGATGTGGTCGGCCTTGGAAAGAGTTACATAGGCCTGGCCCTGCTGGAGCACTTCTCCCTTTTCGAGCTCCTCCATGGACGCTCAAAAGAGGTGGCGGTGATAGCTCCTCCGGAACTGGTTAAGTACTGGGAAGGCCTTCTCAACGAATTCCGCATTCCGGGAAGGGTGTTTTCCGCGGGTTTATTACCTCGCAGAGAACTCTCACCTGAAAAATACCGGGAGATGGAGAATTACATTCGGAGCGTGGAGACTGTTCTGGTGGACGAGGCCCACCACTACGCCAACACCAACACAAAATCTTATAGAAACCTTCAGGAACTCCTCACTGGTAAGAGGGTTATTCTCCTCACGGCAACCCCCTACAGGAAGCAGTACAAAGACATAATCAACCAGATTCGCCTATTCCTACCTGAGAGAAGGCACCCATTCCCGATAACACCCCAAACATGGGATGAGCTGGTAAAAGCTATCGAAAAAGGGGAGATAGACCCCTCGTACGTCCTGCGGGAGATAATGATAAGGAGAACCAGATACGATATTCTGCGTCTTTACGGCGGAAAAGACAACTGCATAAAAGTAAAAAGGCGTAAAGAACCCTTATGCTTCCCCAGAAGAAAACTTTCAGTCCTGACGTACAAGATATCGGAAGTTTACCCGATTGAGTTCGTCCCCAAGGAGCTTGTCTCAAAGATAGCCTTTGACTCGTCAATAAAACCGGATGATATCTACACCCTCTTCCTCGCAGGTATTAGCTCCATGAAATACGCGAGGTTTGCCCTCTATGACTATGTGATACCCCACTACAAAGATGCCGAACCCTACAGAAGCCTGTCCTCCGTTGGGAGGAACCTAAGGGGCCTAATGAGGATTCTCTACCTCAAACGCCTTGAGAGTTCATGGTATGCCATGTACCAGACCCTTAGGAGGGACATAATAAAGACCGAGAACTTCATCAAGTTCGTGGAGCACAAGTTCATCCCGGCTGGAGACGAGTTCGATGACGTTCTCCTCGGAAAGATAAATGGAAACAGGACACCCAAGGTTCTCAGCGATGAGGAAGTTGAAGGATTCATCAAGGAGTACACCGCCTCAAGAACTCCACAGTACAAGGCCGGTGCCTTTAGGAGGAGTGAACTTCTGGATGACCTCCGCTACGATCTGGAAAAGCTCAAGGCCATGGAGGCGGCCCTACGTCCCCTAAAGGAATACCTCGAAAAGAATCCAGGAAGGGACCCAAAACTAAAGGTTCTTGCTGAAGAAATACAGAAGCTGTGGAAGGAGGGGAAGAAGATACTGGTTTTCAGTGAGTTTGAGGAGACCGTTCAGTGGGTTTACAATGGACTCCAGGAGATTATAGAGAACGAAGAACTCAAACGCAAGATGGCATACGTAAGTTCGAATACAAAAGGAATTGCCGAGAAGATAAGGCGGTTTGCACCGAAGGCCAACAGATATGAGGAATACATAGACAAAGAGGACGAGCTTGACATCTTGATCTCCACGGACGTTCTCAGTGAGGGTCTTAACCTCCAGGACGCCAACGTTGTTGTTAATTACGACCTTCACTGGACTCCCATAAAGCTCATACAGCGCATAGGAAGAGTTGACAGAATAGGAACAAAACACGACAAAATATTGGTCTATAACTTCTTTCCCGAGACCAAACTCGAAGAGAATCTGGGCCTGGTTGAGAAGGTCAGGAGAAGGATTGCAGAGTTCAACAATGCACTCGGTGCTGACGGTAAAATCCTCGAAGAGTCTGAAGAGTGGAACCCGTCTGCGATAGAGGCGATTTATCGGACCAGTAACTTAGATGAGATTGAACTTGAAGCTGATAAGTCCCTCCTCTCGGTCACAACATTTGCGGAGAAACTTGTGAGGGAATACATGGAATCCCACAAGGAAAGGTTTGAAGAACTGAAAAAGAGATATTCAATGAGAAGCATTGCTCTTTCAGACGCTAAAGAGCCTTATGCTTTCTTTGTCCTCTCCAACGGTGTTACGTCACAATACTTAATCTACAGACTGGTGGATGGAGAATGGAGGAAGCAGAACGTCCCAATAGAGCAATTAATTGCCAGAACTGGGTTGTCAGAAGAAACACCCCCATACAATGATGAGAAGGCCATGGACGTTTATCGTGAGGCCGCAAGAATCGCGTTAAGGGACTTTAAGAGGCTCCTCAAGATAAGTGGCAGTGCCCTTGAATACAGTAGAAGGCGTCCCTCCAAGTATCCTCCAAAGGTCAAGTTAATACTTCAGAGACTTCAGAGCAGGCTGGAAAGGACTAAAAAACCCGGTGAGAGAGAATTGCTTTCAAAATTAGTTGATCTGGTCCAGTGGGGCTACCTAAACCATGAGCCGTTTAAAGATGCACTGCTGAAGGCAAAAATCAACAAAAACGCCCGTACTGAAGATATAATCGAGCTGTGCCAAGAATTGATAGACCGCTTCGGCATCGCTACCCGTCGCAAAACTCTGCAGGAAGAAGCCAAGAAGAGAGAGCTAGAGGGAACAAAACCACACATTGTCGCTGGATTATTGTTTGTGCCCCGAAGCTCCTCTTGA
- a CDS encoding DUF365 domain-containing protein: protein MKTQENIVGATFPVPKPLLDRILDKGKTVFVKPSTLRLKPGMKVIFYASREDQGWHGEAEVESVEHFTNVEEIIKKYGRELFLTPEELRKYERDRVRWHSRGRRPRPWMVVKLKNVRRYPKIVRPKRFIAVSGRYIREDEYREILRKAGL from the coding sequence ATGAAAACGCAAGAAAACATAGTTGGAGCCACATTTCCCGTGCCAAAACCCCTGCTGGACAGGATACTCGACAAGGGAAAGACTGTCTTCGTCAAGCCCTCGACGCTCAGGCTCAAGCCCGGCATGAAAGTGATATTCTACGCCTCAAGGGAAGATCAGGGCTGGCACGGTGAGGCGGAGGTCGAGAGCGTTGAGCACTTCACGAACGTCGAGGAGATAATCAAGAAGTACGGGAGAGAACTCTTCCTTACTCCGGAAGAGCTCAGAAAGTACGAGCGCGACAGGGTAAGGTGGCACTCAAGGGGAAGAAGGCCGAGGCCCTGGATGGTTGTTAAGCTGAAGAACGTTCGTAGGTATCCGAAAATAGTCAGGCCGAAGAGGTTCATTGCCGTTTCTGGCAGATACATCAGAGAGGACGAGTACAGGGAGATTTTGAGGAAGGCGGGGCTTTGA
- a CDS encoding type I restriction endonuclease — MDLSGVLERVKELAGRVSNEESTKQHIILPILQALGWDIFNPDEVEPELSTNEGRPDYTLRLDGEAVAFLEAKSTKVPIFKGGRIDPSHARQLTRYCFDQGVELGILTNGLQWALLKAFEPGKSVDERVILAVDLIGQSTENAAERLRWLSKGKITNYRNIPPEYSRVLTQVPARTISASTLLRTRSAVTSSSQDHRFRTLYVSAREIPSLPASAIPVRELLGTDLKGYQPSGCS, encoded by the coding sequence ATGGATCTATCCGGTGTACTTGAACGGGTTAAAGAACTTGCCGGCAGGGTCTCCAACGAAGAGTCCACGAAACAGCACATAATCCTCCCAATTCTTCAGGCTCTGGGCTGGGATATTTTCAATCCCGATGAGGTCGAGCCGGAGCTTAGCACGAACGAAGGGCGGCCGGACTACACTCTTAGGCTTGACGGAGAAGCGGTGGCTTTCCTTGAGGCCAAGAGCACCAAGGTGCCGATATTCAAAGGGGGACGAATAGACCCGAGCCACGCGAGGCAGCTCACGAGGTACTGCTTTGACCAAGGTGTCGAGCTTGGAATCCTTACCAACGGGCTCCAATGGGCCCTGTTAAAAGCCTTCGAGCCCGGGAAGAGCGTTGATGAGAGGGTCATTCTCGCCGTCGATCTTATAGGCCAAAGCACAGAGAATGCCGCCGAAAGGCTCCGGTGGCTCTCAAAGGGAAAAATCACTAATTACAGGAACATTCCGCCGGAGTACTCAAGGGTACTCACTCAAGTGCCTGCGCGAACGATATCGGCTTCAACGCTTCTGAGGACTCGTTCTGCTGTGACGTCCTCCTCTCAGGATCACAGGTTCAGAACCCTTTACGTGTCTGCTAGGGAAATTCCGTCCCTTCCAGCATCGGCGATTCCAGTGAGAGAGCTTCTGGGAACTGATCTCAAAGGGTATCAGCCCTCAGGGTGTTCGTAA
- a CDS encoding ComF family protein, giving the protein MAEFPERKFCDNCGNLMIPKQTPEGIVFKCRYCKMEVLVTEDGERVIKPPLKVPNHHSETLWVNGHSVPFYYLGYYIPKRRGYPDEFSQQVLEFKQGYPFIVSRFAEEVVNLIRFRELEPDIIVPIPRSSAGKIGLGHRQLAEYISRTLGIRNGTGVLVRKISVPSAHLARSLEERPNEALHNFSISCTGDIQDLRVLLFDDILTTGATAMACIKKLFRCGASEVYLITLAKTGMG; this is encoded by the coding sequence ATGGCTGAGTTTCCAGAGCGTAAATTTTGCGACAACTGTGGTAACCTAATGATACCCAAACAGACTCCCGAGGGAATTGTTTTCAAATGCCGATACTGTAAAATGGAAGTGCTGGTAACTGAGGATGGAGAACGGGTAATAAAGCCACCTCTCAAGGTTCCAAACCACCACTCTGAAACATTATGGGTTAATGGGCATAGTGTGCCTTTTTATTATCTGGGTTATTATATACCCAAAAGAAGAGGGTACCCAGATGAGTTCTCACAGCAAGTGCTTGAGTTTAAACAAGGGTATCCATTTATTGTTTCAAGGTTCGCAGAAGAAGTTGTTAATTTAATAAGATTCAGAGAGTTGGAACCGGATATAATAGTCCCAATACCTAGGAGCTCCGCGGGCAAGATTGGTCTGGGACACAGGCAACTAGCAGAGTATATTTCGCGAACCCTTGGCATACGGAACGGCACGGGAGTTCTTGTGAGAAAAATTTCGGTTCCCTCTGCACACTTGGCTAGATCACTTGAAGAACGACCCAATGAGGCACTCCACAATTTTTCAATAAGTTGCACCGGAGACATACAGGATTTAAGAGTCTTGCTCTTCGACGATATTCTAACCACGGGAGCAACGGCGATGGCCTGCATTAAAAAGCTTTTTAGGTGTGGAGCGTCGGAAGTTTATCTGATAACACTGGCAAAAACAGGGATGGGGTGA
- a CDS encoding DNA-processing protein DprA: protein MVQKRLVDYSSNLEPLDIAEIPIDSPKYPIMLRQIKDPPKTLYALGNIELLNLPAIAIVGTRKPSNLGKKYAEWATKFYAQQGFVIVSGLALGIDSIVTRTALDVGANLISVLPSPVDSIVPKKNEELAKEVVKKGGLLISELPLGTKVRKHHFIRRNRIISGISLGVVIVEADLTSGTMHTVKFAQQQRRILLVADVPASGNEKLKNDGFPIIRLKKSLNEKKAVSSDLSH from the coding sequence GTGGTTCAGAAAAGACTTGTTGATTATTCGAGCAATCTGGAGCCTTTGGATATCGCCGAAATACCCATTGATTCCCCCAAGTATCCAATCATGTTGCGTCAGATAAAGGATCCGCCAAAAACGCTTTATGCTCTTGGTAACATTGAGCTCTTAAATCTACCTGCAATTGCCATTGTTGGCACAAGAAAGCCAAGCAATCTTGGCAAAAAATACGCAGAGTGGGCCACCAAGTTTTATGCACAACAGGGATTTGTTATTGTTTCTGGTCTCGCACTGGGAATTGATTCGATTGTGACAAGAACTGCACTGGATGTTGGTGCCAATTTAATTAGTGTTCTTCCTTCCCCTGTTGACAGCATTGTACCTAAGAAAAACGAAGAGCTCGCAAAAGAAGTCGTTAAGAAGGGAGGGCTCCTTATCTCAGAATTACCCCTCGGTACTAAAGTCAGGAAACACCACTTCATCCGAAGGAACAGAATAATTAGTGGTATCTCCCTCGGAGTGGTTATCGTTGAAGCTGACTTAACGAGTGGCACAATGCACACCGTGAAATTTGCCCAACAACAGAGGAGGATTCTTTTAGTTGCAGATGTCCCTGCGAGTGGAAATGAAAAACTAAAAAATGACGGGTTTCCAATTATCCGTCTAAAGAAAAGTCTAAATGAAAAAAAGGCAGTATCCTCTGACCTCTCTCATTGA